In the Chromobacterium sp. ATCC 53434 genome, GGCCGGCCGCCGCAGCGACGGCGCCAGCCGCCAGCGCGGCCATTACGTGCGCGCCGAGGCCAATCCGCAGCCGGCCCAGCTGGCGGTGGACGCCACGCTGCGCCACGCGATCTTGCGCGATCCGGACCACTTCGCCGTCACCCGCGCCGACCTGCACGACAAGGTGCGCGTCGCCAAGCAGGGCAACCTGATCCTGCTGGTCGTCGACGCCTCGGGATCGATGGCCGCCCGCCAGCGGATGGAGCAGGTCAAGGGCACGGTGCTGAGCCTGCTGGAAGACGCCTACCGCCGCCGCGACCAGGTGGCGCTGATCGCCTTCCGCGGCCAGCAGGCAGAACTGCTGCTGCCGCCGTGCAACCGCGTCGAGCAGGCCGAAGCCGCGCTGCGCGAACTGCCCACCGGCGGCCGCACGCCGCTAGCCCACGCGCTGGCGCTGGCCGCCGACACGCTGTCCCGCCAGCTCGGCGGCCCGGCGCCGCTGCTGGTCATCCTCAGCGACGGCCGCGCCAATGTGGCGCTGGACGGCGACGGCGACCCGTGGCGGCAGGCGCTGGACCTGGCAGGCCAGCTGGCCGGCGCGCCGGCCCTGGTGCTGGACACCGAGCAGGACTTCGTCCGCCTGGGCCGCGCCCGCGAGCTGGCCGAGGCGCTGGGCGCGGAATACCTGGCTTGCGACGCCCTGACCGGCGAGCAGCTGACATTGACGATTCAACAAAGACTGGGCCGCTGAGATGACGGGCAAGGTTTACCTGATAGGCGCCGGCCCCGGCGACCTGGACATGCTGACGCTGAAGGCCGCGCGCTGCCTGCGGCTGGCCGATGTGGCGCTGGTCGACGATCTGGTGCATCCGGACATCCGAACGATGTTGCGGCCGGACGCCGAAATCGTGCCGGTCGGCAAGCGCGGCGGCTGCCCGTCTACGCCGCAGGCCGCCATCGAGCAGCGGATGATAGACGAAGCGCGGGCCGGCAGGACCGTGGCGCGCCTCAAGGGCGGCGACCCCTTCGTCTTCGGCCGCGGCGGCGAGGAAATGCTGACGCTGCAAACGGCCGGCATCGAGGTGGAGATCGTCAACGGCCTCAGCGCCGGTCTGGCGGTGCCGGCCACGCTGGGCATCCCGCTGACCCACCGCCATTTCGTCCACGGCGTGACCTTCGTCTCCGGCCACCCGCACCAGGACGGCGACGAGCCCAACTGGCAGGCGCTGGCGCAAAGCGGCATGACGCTGGTGATCTATATGGGCGTCAAGCGGCTGCCCTTGATCCGCGCCGAGCTGCTGCGCCACGGCCTGAAACCCGACACCCCGGCGGCGGCGATAGAAAACGGCACGCTGCCGCAGCAGCGCCAGGTGCTGAGCACGCTGGGCGCGCTGGAACAAGACATGCGCGCGGCCGGGATACATAGCCCGGCGCTGATCGTCATCGGCGCCACGGTGGCGCTGGCGTCCTGTAGCCCGTCCGCCGCCAACGAAACAAGGAAAGAACT is a window encoding:
- the cobA gene encoding uroporphyrinogen-III C-methyltransferase yields the protein MTGKVYLIGAGPGDLDMLTLKAARCLRLADVALVDDLVHPDIRTMLRPDAEIVPVGKRGGCPSTPQAAIEQRMIDEARAGRTVARLKGGDPFVFGRGGEEMLTLQTAGIEVEIVNGLSAGLAVPATLGIPLTHRHFVHGVTFVSGHPHQDGDEPNWQALAQSGMTLVIYMGVKRLPLIRAELLRHGLKPDTPAAAIENGTLPQQRQVLSTLGALEQDMRAAGIHSPALIVIGATVALASCSPSAANETRKELA